A window of Falco cherrug isolate bFalChe1 chromosome 11, bFalChe1.pri, whole genome shotgun sequence genomic DNA:
CTGTGACAGGCAGCCCAGGCCACTCAGTACTGTTCTCCCTAGCCGGTACCACCCTGGCACAGTGCACACAATACTCCCTGGTTGCTTCTCCACACTGGGCTACAGGCTTGACCCTTCCAAAAATGTCTTTGAGCAAAACAGGTTCTATTCCTGGAAAAGGCTTTACATCAACTCTCCGAGAGCAAGAGCCTCTTCCCACCCTAAGAACACATCTCCAGCTGAGTCATAACTCATCTGCAAGGCTGGCAGCAAGAGCTCTGCAAAATGTTGGGCTGCCTTTCACATCTTGGAGCTATGGAAATCTACTACCTTTTGAATGATTTATTTCAAGATCTGCATCTTTAAATTCATCCGTTCTTATATGGTCTTCTCTGCTACATTCTGGTATTAGCTGATCTGCCCTAGAGgatattttctttaacagttctttttctaaaagaaaggTTGTACTGTAGGGTTCGAGCTAATTCAGCTGGGAAAACCGGCATCACCTGGCAGTGATCCAAACAGCCAGACCAGAATTTAGGTATGTGCGCTCAAAAAATAAGCTCGGAGTTACTTGAACGTGGAAATCGCCTCATGCCAGGATTCAACAGTAATGGTACAAAGTATCAGTTGACAGAACATGCCAGGAGACCCACAACAGGTCATCACAATGAATTCAGGAGAGGAAATTTGTCTTCCAAGTTAGTAAATCACAGTAGAAGCAACAATCGCACAAGACCCGTATGAGTCAGAAAACTCATATGGTCCAGCGTTCTGTCTCCAACCGTAGGCTGGAAGAAATAATCTGGGAAAAGTACGAGAACAGGGTGTGCAGACAGAGCCTGCTTTCTCCTGGCATAGCTTCCCGGTTTGTACCGTTCAGCAAATCAGACTCCTGAGCTGCAGATCAGACCTGGATGACAGACTGCTAACAGCCACTGATGGATCTACACTCCATAAATCTAACACCTATGACTTGTTTATGTTTTGATTTCCACAGTATACCTTGACAATGAGCTCcttatctgaaaatgttttggatGGAAAAAGCGCTTCCTTGTGCTCATTTTAAACCCTGTTTGCTTCACTAAGTGTCCCTAACATGAATGTGAGGAATcattccttctctgttttctccaCATACATTGCAATTTCATGCACCTCTAGGATCGCCTCTCCTGCTCATTTCTCATGGATTTAATCTCTTCTTCTATGGAAACCATCTCTAAGCATTCTTGTCACACATCTCAGTACCTTTTCAAAATTTACCATGGTCATTGAGCTCGGGCAATGAAGGTGGCATTTAGGATTCAAGCTGCAGGTGTGCCATCAATTTATACAACAGCagacaagcttttattttcttctttgctccTCTCCTAACGACCTTTAACCTACTTGCCCACAGGATCACTTCTGCACTTTAAGCAGCTGCTTTCATAAAGGTACGGCACCAACTCCATGTCGTCTTTCCTAAGCACAAGACTGTAAAGCTATTACACAGGCTTAGGTAGGAATGCCCTCTCAAGTCTTATTTCACCGGCAAGACCATCACATTTGATCTGCCATGTTGTCACCTAGCTCTTCAATCCTATTTGAATTCAACTTACAAAGGTGCTGGAGtctgccccactgcagcaacagttAATAAACAGCATTTGAAAGGGTCCACAAAGGGTCCCAACACCCAGTAAGTCTGATTCTGGTGGTGCAGTAGCTTATTTTTGTAGGCTGAATAACGTGATCAAGCTGTGCTACAAACAGCCTGCAGCGGAAAAGCTATACTAGAGAGAACGTCTCAGAACAGGCTGAAAACAGTGAGTGAACAGGAGGGATCAGCCGAGGGTGGACGGGATGCACTGAACGTGATTCTGTTCTTTTGCTGTCACCTTCCACGGTGGCAATGCTTGTGTGCAGCTGCTAAGACAGTTCTCCTCCTGCATTTTATCCCACCAAAGAGATTAGAGTGAATTCACCTTTTACCTTTGTCTACGAGGAAACTCCACTTCACTGTCTACTTCGCCCTCTTCCTCTTCTGAAGAGTCATCACCGCTCTGGCAGAAAACAAGGGCAAGAATCGTATCACGCTTGTGAAAGAACAAACATGCAATGACATGGCTGCCCCTTGGTCCTCCAGGACAAAGTCACTGTGTCAATGGGCTGCAACAATCTagacaagaaaaataacctgCACTGACTCAAACATCTTCTTACCAGGAGATTATTTCAGGCAGTCTTAATGCTGCCATTTCTGAATTTGGAGTAACTGACTTTGAAATACACTGGAGTAATTTAGCAGGCACTGAGTACATAAAGTTCCGGATTTTTACAGAAGCAAATCAAGTAATTAGTGTCATACTGAAATCCATATTGAGCTGACCTGGCACTCAGCTTTATGACTTCAACCCTCTTCTACACAAGCCCATCACAGAGCAGGATGGGGATGGCACAGCCTTCGCTGGTGGGTTTCACCAACTAGGAAAACTTGAGTTTAGTTCCATTCTCTATTTCAGTGAGCACAGagccttctgttttccttttcccatccAAATCCACCCCCCGTGCTCTTGGTTTTTACACATCCTTCTACGCTATCCAACCTGCCACCCCCTGGTTCAGCCTCTATCTGACCCCATCCCCTTGTAATACGAGGTCCTCCTCCCTCCATTCTGGGCCAAAATCACACTCTTTGTCTGGTACTTATCCTCTTTTCCTCCAATTTTCCACCCAGGCCCAGTTTTCCTGCTCTTTGAACTCTACTCAGACTGGTTCCTACTTCTCTCACCACCTggacagaagcaggaagaacGAACAGGAACTGCTTCCATACAACTGTGCTGAAACACCTTTTTGACCCTTGCAAAATCCTCACAAAATACATAAGAATTATGACTTGCAGTCAAGGGCGACAGTTCCTGGCAGGTGCAACAAAAGGCATGTCCCCGAGACCATGGCAAATGTTGAATTTCTGTTccagggcacagcagagctACAGATTCTCAATGAAACTTTATTCATATTTAACATCACCAAAAACAtgccaaaccaaaaccccttCCTTTGTTTAGAGAAAGgcctgaaaacattttgagactgtttcaagaacaaaaattcagtttcagcTCAAACAAAAAGTGGCTAAATTGCAAGCAGCAGAACCGGGCCCTATCAGAACCACACCTGACAACCCTCATTATTGGCAGTATGCTCCAATATGCCTACGGtacttttcagtaaaattgACTTTAAAAGTATGTCCAGATCACAAAGCAAAGTTCAAAGAGGCATGATTTCTTCGAGATAAAGCTGTACGTGTAACTCCACTGCTACGTGCGTGGGAAACATGGTTTTGCCACTATCCCGTATCCAGACACTAGCCTATGCTACACACCTTTTGCTGGAGAGGGGAAAGAGCAGCAAGCTTTGCgggtttttttattcaaatCACTATGCTTTGTCCTTACCTTTTGAAGGGGTCTTGCTTTGCAAGGTAGCACTGAGGAAGCCATGTGCTGGGGAGTGCCTAAGGCGGACGCTGACTTAGAGCTGCTGAaaccctcctcctccatcttcTCAATGAACTGCGCGTTTTCGTATAGGGAAGCAGATGTTGGTGATTGAGAATGGCTCATCCCTGTTTCAACGGATGACATCTGTACCTGACCACTGTCCTCGTCCCTGCACTGAAGACAGGAATCATACGGATCTGTTTTGCAACACTCCCAATgatcagctttgctttctttgctctcCAGATTCCTTCGGCAATCTGCTTCCATGGCAGCGGAGATGAGGTCGGGGCTGGACCCAGACATCCGCCTTTGCGCGTGGTTACTGAGAGGGCTCCGCAGCGCTGCTGCAGGGCCAAAGTACCTTAAGTTGTTTGCGCAGTTGGCAATATCTTGTCCGTGGGCATGAAGCCGTGAGTGATGGCCATGGGGATGGCTGTGGCCAGGTTGCTGCGGGAGGCCGGGGTGATGAGAATGATTATGAGGTGGAGGTGCATCATCTTGCACTGGCTGGTTTTTCAAGATCCCTGCAAAATCATTGTAGCTGCCTTTGCTGTTCCCTCGGCGGTGACGTGGCTTACTGCGGTAGCGGCTTTTGCCACTCAGTGTTGACATTTTGGGACTTCCTGAGACTGGTGAGCCATTGGATGCTGCTTCCGCGCTGGGTATGCCCTCTGACTTCAGTAGATCTGGCCTGAGGGACAGTCAGCAGAAGTTATGCATTAAACCACAAACTAAGAAATTACATCGGCTCGGAGCCAGGATGAAGAGCCAGCTGTAGCCACAAGCACACTCTGCTTTCTAAAATCTACCGGCTTTTCTCCCCTTCAGCTGTTTAACGTCTGCATTTAGTTTCCTTTGATTGTCTCTACTTAACGTCCTTTCCGTTTAGCCCATCATGCTCTACACtcctttcttgctgctttttccaaTATCTGTCACATACTGTCCTTTTTCCGCTCTTATTTTGATGTTCTGCTCCCAAAATAGCTCCCTCCTAAGACCTTGGTGTCAGGCATGTCTCTTACTATGTGCATATACAATGCTCAGCGCAATTGGGTCCCAATCTGCTGATGCTTATCAGCCTGCTCATTTCAGAGGCATATGTGGATATTAATTCAGAAGTGATTATTCATTGTTAATCAAGACTCTCTTAACTCCCAGAAATcccagaaaagggaaaaataaaatagacacctcctctgaaaaaaagtatctcACTTTCTGAAAGTCACGCAGAAGAGAACTAGCTGAAAGGACAGCACGAATTCCCAAATCTCAAACCCCAATTTAATTCCTCAACAGTGAATCCATCCTCCCTGAGGACTGGCTGATTTCCATAATCCCTCACCCTGCTTATTCCATTCAAGTCAAGGATGACCTAACTGCTCTCTGCTTGGTCAGTCAGGAGTTCGAGAAAACACATTAGACACCTCCTTGTCAAAGCACCATCATCTATGGAAAAACTCATATGGACCAAACAGTTCCAAGAGAGCTGCCCAGGTAGAAGGGATGGCAGGATTCATCTCTTTTATCTTCAGAATTAAACAATCATGGTTCTGAGGGTCAGACCAGGCCCAACACCAAGCACCCCTTTGGCCTGTCCTGCATTTTGTCGGGCTAACAGGGACGCAAGCTGCCTGCTCATCTCAGCGAGGATCTACCGCTGGTTCCTGGCACAGAACGACGTTGTTACTTCTTACCGTTTAGTCTGGCTGCCTGGTTTATGGGAGACCCCTTTCCTCTTCATCAGCTTCTCCACTGTATTGGGGTGGATTATGGGTCTAACTGGGTGGCGTTTGTAAGTCccagggtattttttttccactgcttgTTCCCTCCTGAAAtgttgggaaagaaaaaaaaaccaacaaaaaaacaaacaaacaaaaagccagatCAGTTCTCTCTTTATCcaactgcagctcctgctggacAGAAACACAGCTCCGCTCTGAGCACACTGCGTGCCTGTTTCTCAGCTATGGCTGGGTGCAACACAACATGCTGTTCTGCAAAAGGACATAGCGATTTTCTAAATTGTCTGCAGAGATCAGGCAGTTGGAAGAGGGCCCTGGCACCCAGTCCAGaaacagcactgcttttctctttacaaAGGTGCCAAAGGATATGCCAACACCAAATGGGAAAGGTGCCTTTCTCCCAGTCAGTAAACACTGGGTAAAGAAATATACACTAAACAATCTGCAGCAATCTACTCTTAAGGGTCCTGTCTCTGCTTGCCAGCACTTTCTTTACCCTGTAAGTTTTTCAGAGGACACTAAATCTACAAGTAACACTATGCTGTTTAGAAATTAAGTGCTGTTTTGTCTCTCCTGTATGCATATTGCCACGTGCACAGCATGCCATTATGCCCAGAGATACATACTTTATGAGCTCCTTCTCACGgacctccagctgcagcataaTAGCACTGAGCTCCATGTATAAGTTGTTGGCTCGCTCCAGCTTCCTCTCATAGTGTTCGCGGATATCCAATGCatgcctgaaaaacagaaaagtcattATTCCACAGTCTGATATCTGCGGATCAAGAGAGAAGAATAAGGAAAAGTACGGGTGCTTTAGGAAAGAGCCTTCCAAAATTCAAATTTGTCAGCTGCATTGCACAGAAGCCCAGACAGAGTTAACAGTGAATGATGGTTAAGAGCCTGATACAGCAATGAATCATGATAtgcttttgaaagtgttgaaCAGTCTCAAAAGATGGCAAAGCTTCTCACTAAAGAAGCTGCAAATGCCTCACACGCACCCACAAGCCCGTTAGCCAAGCCCCGATCATcctgtttgcaaagaaaaggggATAAGTTAGCTTCTaaagaagcagggaaagaagtcatttgtatttcataaaaaGCAATATGCCCCTACAGCTACAGTAAAGTTGCAGAAGACATCTTGAACCACAGCTGAAAGATGAGACCATCAAAAGCTCCCTAGGGCTAGGGAACACTGATCAACAACTGCGTCAAACTGCCTGAACAAGGTTTCCTTTCGTTTCGCAGCTTTGACACAGAACTGCTATTTGGTATTTTATGTTTCTCTGtcataaatatatttgcaaatttgttacacagcagaaaacactttcttaaataaacattcatctttcatttttaagttgGTCTaatattcaaaattaatttcagtgggCTGATAAATTGGAGTGTGTTCACTCCTCTGGAAATAACTAATTCAAAGAAAGTTATCAGGGCAGGGAAAGCTCACAGCAAGCTGCAAGATGCATTTTCCACTGAGGTGGATGtacctgctgcagtgctgttatCGCAAACATCAAAACTCAGGCAGGAATATTCCCCGGCAAACACACAAGCCTTTGCCTGTCTTGCCTAGAGCAAACTGTTCAGACTGTCCAAGAGCAGGGATGCTTTCcactgtttctctctctctagcTTTTCATCAGCCAAGCAACACTCAAGGGCCTAGGGCAGGCCTGTGGGAACTTCAGTTTCTGGACTCACAAGGCATTTAGGCTGCAGCAATTTAAGCCACCAGGAATACCGAGTCCTGTTTTGGAGTCCTCAGTACAAGAGGAGCATGAGAACagtcaggggctggagcacatgcCCTGTGAAGAgaagctgagggagctggggtcaTTTCGCTGGATAAGAGAAGGCTGGATGGAAAAAGTGAGCAGTGAACATAAAAGACCATCAACAGACCTCAGTTCTTCTCTTCGACGACGAATCAATTCTTCATCTAGCCGGTGGATACAAGTTCcttcacttttaattttctcaaaatgtttcttcactTCTTCTCTCCATTCAGCCTAGGAAAGTAATTTACTTTTAGGTATCTGTAGAATTTGGATCTCCAGTTGCACCAAAGAAAAATTCTTGGGCAACACTGTGTCTGCAGAAAATTACAGGTTTGGGTTAAAAACGTGTTTTTGTTAGCTGAATTATTTTGGGCAGCATCATTGCAGCATGTTTACTAtcagcattttcaaatgctATTTCCAATTCTGTGCTCCAACTAGATTCTTTAAAACATACctgcattttctaaaaaaaaaaaaaaaatattaaaaaaactccCAACACTCTTTTCGTCCTAACCcaacattttcttcccttttgcccTTCAAAGTAAACAAGAAAGACTTATGGAGAGCTGTATTCATGACAATGATGACTGTCACCAGGGTGATACTAACTCTTCTTGCCCCTTGAAGCCCTGGTTCTTGCAGCTTTAAATAATTGCACCCacttcttcacacacacacaccccaacacCCTATATAGATCTTCTATACTGGAGCCAAGGTTTCATTCTCGTTCCCTCCTTGGGAGCAGACAGTAGCTTGCTGGGTAGGACTCAGAGGAATCTCTAAGAACATAATTTTAGATCTTCCCTGAAAGTCCCAGagtcccttccctgccctgtaACAGCTCTTTGTCCCACTGGCTGCTCTGCTTATCTTCACCATAAGTGCAATGGTTCCGCTCTCGGCAGGCTCGTGGTCCCCTGTACAGCAGTactgagagaacagctgggagaagaacATCTCAAGTCAGCAGTTTCAGGGAGAAGCAAATGAGACAACACTGAGTTTCTGACTAAAGTCAGCAGATGTCTCAGTTTGTGAAAGTTTGGGTAAAAGATTTTCAAATACCCAGTTTGCTTCTCCCCAGGAATCCAGACTTTTGCGTACTCGATGCACCCTCCGAAATCAGACCCCTGGAGCTAACTGGTGCTCTTGGACTACAGCCATGCTCCAGTTACCTGTGATTTGAAATAGGTTTCCTGAGGAGTAGCCAGCACATCAGCAGATGCGATGTCCAGGTGCATCAGTGTCTGCCGGAAGGAGGGACGATTCCGGGGCTTGCTCTGCCTGAAGTAAAACAGACAAATTTTGTCAACATTGTTGGCTTCTCCTACCCTTCTGAAAGGATTTCTCACTAGAACATAGTCTCTGAACCATGCAGCTGACAGATTAGAGCAAAGGAGGTTtcagtttcctcttttcctgaaTACGAGTTCATTGTGCTAGGGTTGTTCtgtattcagtttttcatttgtgaTGATCTATTCTGAAGAAACCAAAGCAATgaaaatcatttaaaataagaaaatgtgatTACGAAGTGAAAGATAGGATACAAACTGAAACTGTTCCTAACTTGGTAAGAAGAAACAGAGCTCAGTTCGTTATCCTattcatttctgaattttataaTGGGAATACTTGATCTAGTAGACATGATAATTTACATTCAACAAAGCAGGGTGTTTATCAACACCAAATGTATCTGTGTTGCCACATAGTATGTGCCTGAGCCTACGCAGTGTTGTAATGCACTGAACATCTCCGTAAGATCCATTCAAGTGCAAGAACGTGTAAGTCTGAGAAGAGAGACGAGCACTCGAGCTTCAGGACTGAACCCACCAGACCTGCCGCATGGATTCAGTGCTCCGGACAAGAGCGAGCTCCTTCAGCCACCTCAGCCCTACAAACCACCCGCTTCCACTAGGTGGGGACAGCAGAGTGTGCGTCcgtccctgctccctgctgggagctgcacacgcagctccctgtccccagcacaccccagcaCAGACACTGCGACAGCACgacctgctgcagctcagggtcAGGGGGGTAAACAGCCACCGGGAAAGATCCAGAGATGCTCTGGcctgtttttccctttgtgccATTGAGAGGATGGCTGGTAAAACTCACGGAGTAGGAAAATGCTGGAAGAACCCTCATAGTCTGTGTCAAGATGCAATTGCAAAGACAAAGCATTAATGCACAACCCAAGACAAAGAACTGCAACTCTCATCTGGCATGTGGaggaaacaaagcattttctgtatCTATACCTCTAAAATCATACAGAAAGCTCAAATTTCTCTTTGTCCAGTTCAAAAGTCAGTCACAAGGGGGTTTCagagtgaaaaaataatctccttttACTCTGGAGCCAGCATGAAGAAATTTTACCACTACTTTCcttccagctcctcttcccACAGAGCTCCCTTTTCTCACCTGTTTTGCTATGACAAAGGAACAGTCTCTGTGATGGCTAGTGAAGATGACCTTCGTGCTACCTGCTTCTGGGTCACACCTGAGCAACTGTCACCCTGCTGGGGCTCCCATCAAGCTCTGCTCTCCCACTTCTCTCCCGTTCAACTCCTTGTCCCTCACCAGTCTCAACAGTGTCtgcccaccccctccctcctgcctccccccccccccccccaacccgcCCCAAGCAAACCAGAAAGGTTTCTTCCTTCCTCTAAGCTCCAAACATCCTTCTGGGGCCCAGGCCTGCTGCCACAAGGAAGCAGTTGCCAAAACGCTGGAACGTACTGCTCTCATGACTAGTGTGAGGGTATTTAAGAGCCCTCTGCTCTGGCCTCAACGCTGACTctggtttcatttcttttactgGGAGGCTGACAAGAGCTGGGAGCCAGCCATAGGTCTTGCGGCGTGAGGTTCAGGCTCTTACCAGGTCTGCTTCATGAGGATTTTGAAGCCATCTGGGCACGTCGAAGGGACAGGAAGGTGCAGGCTGTTACTGCCCACTCCCCAAATGATGGCCGAAGAGTCCACATCCTTGTAGGGGATCTCTCCTGTAAGCAGCTCCCACAAAACTACCCCAAATGACCTGAcgaaaaaataaaacaggataAAAGCTTCTGTGTGAATTCAATTAAACAGAGACATCTggagcttgaaaaaaaaaaaaaaaaaaaaagacgttTGTTTGGCAACACAGGGCAATAGGTATGTCTGATCTGAAATTGAGAGTAGGTGCAACAGTGTTTACGTAGTAGCTTTTAACCCAGTGTAGCTGTTCCACACACCAGGTAACTCTTCCTCCACTGATCCAGCACTGGGCTGAACCCCAAACCACGCTGGTTTTCACACAGcctttcacttttctttgtGAGATTATAAAAATCCTGAAGCCATATTTTCTGTATAGATTAAATCTCACTCCTGTTAAATGAAAAGAGAAGTTAGCTTTTCTGAGACAGACTTTAGACTGTTCTTATTGGTCTGGACAGACGGAACTGGTGTCTTACAGACACAACACAACAAAGGTTTTGCGGTCTTTTTACATTTAACTTCCCCCCCGGCCCCACCAAAAGCTCCCTCTGCTGTTACGTGTACTGCTAGGTATGAGTTTCATGGGTCTGAGACAGTACTGCAACTActgcaacacagaaattaaCAAATGTGTTTAAGTGTCAGTATCAAAAGCACATGCAGTCTCATCTGATATTTCTTTTGTGCTGAAGAAAGGAAggctaaagaaagaaaaaaataagagaattcTGCCTGGTGAAGAGGTTCTTATTACAAGAACTGGAAGATATAGGTAAGAAAACTCACTTTGCTTCTCTTCCTTAGCAAAATGATCAGTAACGACCAAACCCTTAATTTATAACAGCAAacagttatttatttacaatCTTCACCCAATAAAACACCAAAGAAATATCAAACCAATCAATGCAGAGGTAAACAAAATGCTGCTgagagccagcagcaccctgacTGCATATTAACAACCAGGCTGTGATTCCAGGTGAAGCACAACCATCCGATTCCAAACCcagctgtatctccttccttGCATGCCCCAGCCGTCCATGGGACACTGACCCTGCCAAGCTTGCTGGCAAGTCAAACAAGGTGAGAAGTGAGAAGTGTGTTTCTGGCTTGTACTAAAATCAACTTGCTGTTGTTCAGTATAGAAGAACATCTAAGGGACAAACTGCCTGGGTCT
This region includes:
- the MAP3K13 gene encoding mitogen-activated protein kinase kinase kinase 13 isoform X2, which produces MHTHSIMASTQERLSLSSSPNSIGKAFCEDKDFSRLHDEHAPTGNHPSPELIEDVREKGLLQADLIENMSSPVTAAVLTSISEDSRDQFENSVLQLREQDESETAIPQGNRSTMDGESNSGADDVKVQFNRSGSGSGGFLEGLFGCLRPVWNIIGKAYSTDYKLQQQDTWEVPFEEISELQWLGSGAQGAVFLGKFRAEEVAIKKVRDQNETDIKHLRKLKHPNIIAFKGVCTQAPCYCIIMEYCAHGQLYEVLRAGRKVTPRLLVDWSTGIASGMNYLHLHKIIHRDLKSPNVLVTHTDAVKISDFGTSKELSDKSTKMSFAGTVAWMAPEVIRNEPVSEKVDIWSFGVVLWELLTGEIPYKDVDSSAIIWGVGSNSLHLPVPSTCPDGFKILMKQTWQSKPRNRPSFRQTLMHLDIASADVLATPQETYFKSQAEWREEVKKHFEKIKSEGTCIHRLDEELIRRRREELRHALDIREHYERKLERANNLYMELSAIMLQLEVREKELIKREQAVEKKYPGTYKRHPVRPIIHPNTVEKLMKRKGVSHKPGSQTKRPDLLKSEGIPSAEAASNGSPVSGSPKMSTLSGKSRYRSKPRHRRGNSKGSYNDFAGILKNQPVQDDAPPPHNHSHHPGLPQQPGHSHPHGHHSRLHAHGQDIANCANNLRYFGPAAALRSPLSNHAQRRMSGSSPDLISAAMEADCRRNLESKESKADHWECCKTDPYDSCLQCRDEDSGQVQMSSVETGMSHSQSPTSASLYENAQFIEKMEEEGFSSSKSASALGTPQHMASSVLPCKARPLQKSGDDSSEEEEGEVDSEVEFPRRQRPHRCISSCQSYSTFSSENFSVSDGEEGNTSDHSNSPDELATKLEDELAEKLEDMLSQTPEIPIEISTQSDGLSDKECAVRRVKTQMSLGKLCADEHSCENPAQFGESDCDSSEGECSDATVRTNKPCSSATW